The DNA region AAGCTGCTGATAAGTCAATGAGGAAGAGGCCACGAGGTTGACTTTACCGCCGGCTCGGCTACCATGAGCTGCAGTCCGCACGACAAGGAAAAGGAGCTTTTCGTGAAAGTAATCATCACTGACCCGATCGCCAAGACCGGCGTCAAGATACTCGTGGATGCCGGCATCGACGTCGACGAACGCCCGGGCCTTCCGCCCGCCGAACTGATTCAGGCCATACCCGCGTACGATGCCATAATCGTACGTAGCGCGACCAAGGTCACGGCCGACGTCATCAACGCCGGCAAGAACCTGAAGGTCGTCGGCCGCGCCGGTGTCGGGCTCGACAACGTCGACAAGAAGGCCGCCGATGCCCGCGGGATCAAGGTTGTGAACACGCCGGCCGCGACGTCGGTCACGGTCGCCGAGTTAGCACTCGGCATGATGCTTGCCTGCGCCCGTTCAATCCCGCAGGCAACCCAATCCCTGCGCGAGGGCAAGTGGGAGAAGAAGGCGTTCAAGGGCACCGAACTCTACGGCAAGACCCTCGGACTCATCGGTTCCGGCCGCATTGGGACCGAACTGGGCAAACGGGCAATCGCCATGGGCATGAGCGTCCTCGTCTTCGACCCGTTCATCAAGACCTGCGAGGCGGGCAAGCTGTGCGATTTCCCCGAGATGTTGAAGAACGCCGACTATATCTCGCTGCACGTGCCCAAGACCGATCAGACCAAGCATATCATCAACAAAGAGAGCATCGCCCAGATGAAGAAGGGCGTGGTCATCGTTAACTGCGCGCGCGGCGGTGTCATTGATGAGGAAGCCCTTTACGAAGCGCTCAAGAGCGGGCAGGTCGGCGCGGCCGCGCTCGACGTATTTGAAACCGAGCCCCCCAAGGACTTCAAGCTCTTCT from bacterium includes:
- a CDS encoding hydroxyacid dehydrogenase — its product is MSCSPHDKEKELFVKVIITDPIAKTGVKILVDAGIDVDERPGLPPAELIQAIPAYDAIIVRSATKVTADVINAGKNLKVVGRAGVGLDNVDKKAADARGIKVVNTPAATSVTVAELALGMMLACARSIPQATQSLREGKWEKKAFKGTELYGKTLGLIGSGRIGTELGKRAIAMGMSVLVFDPFIKTCEAGKLCDFPEMLKNADYISLHVPKTDQTKHIINKESIAQMKKGVVIVNCARGGVIDEEALYEALKSGQVGAAALDVFETEPPKDFKLFSLPNVIGTPHVGAQTKEGQERAGIGIAEEVRKVLLGK